GTGGCAGGGCTATTGACAACATGGCTAAGGACTTGGAGGGGAAAGCTCCCAAAGTGTCACCCATCATGCCCAGCAGAGCTAGGGGACAAGGGCAAGACAAGACCAAATGGACCACAGAAAATAATTCCAAGAAAATAGAGGAGCTCAAGAAGTCAAGGAACAGAGCCAAAGCTGAAAAGAAGCCCACCATCCCCAAGACCAAGATAAAGAGGGATCTACCTGAGCTTAGCCACAGCAGCTTTAAAAAGCCTAGAACCCACCTTGGCATGCACATGCTGGAGTCTGTGCAGGTCTTCCATCCTCTGGGGAAGAAGAGTGAGAAGAAACCTGCTACCACTTCTTCCCAGCATCTGGGAACTTCTAGCAGCAACAAATATCCCGGGCCAGGCCCAGCCACAACAGTACTACAGGATATGGCTCATGAGTGCCAGGGCCCTGACGAAACTCCAGGCAAggttcagagagcagagagcagtgcTCTCAAGGAGTGTCCATCTCAGTCTCAGTATGAGGTGCCCCCAGCTGGGAAGGTCAGGTTAGTACCTCTGCCTTTCCCAACCCAGGACCAGCCTCAAACCAGACCTGTTTCTAGAAAGCCCCTCAATCTGGCTTCACACAGGCCCACTACAGCTTACTCTGAGAGGTGTCATTTTCACTCAGCTCAGCTTACCACACTCAAGCCATCCCAACCACCTTCTATCAGCAAATCTTTGATGGCTTCTGCCAAGCCAGCTCTGCCAATTTCTTCCAGTGCCATGCGATCTAATGTAACCAACATCATCCACATTAGCACTGTGCCTCAATCAGGCACCTTGAGGCCTACATCCTATAGAGAGCCATCTCAGACTTCCCTCCAGAGGGAGCTTCTTTCTGCTGCCAAGAACAACGTGCCAGCACCTCTTGAACCTCAAACTCAATATCTGTTGCAAGACTTCAGCCGCCAACCCATTCCATGGAGAAAAGTTGACATTCTGGGACCAGTTGTCTCACAGCCCATCACAAaagagcagaggccagagagggaggcCATGAAGAGGAGGGCCCAACAGGAGCGAGAGAATGCTGCCAAGTACACCTCTCCTGGGAAACTGCAGCTTTTTCTCCAGAGGGAGAAAGATATGGAAATTTCCCGATACTATGGCTATGCAATGTAAGAGC
This Mus musculus strain C57BL/6J chromosome 7, GRCm38.p6 C57BL/6J DNA region includes the following protein-coding sequences:
- the 4930433I11Rik gene encoding uncharacterized protein LOC243944; protein product: MSVVEMDTSLGLSPSSQTLCLLQSPEFYITCTPVSQRKTPSVDGDGPLTTSIPSHSEFLALPPAPSAEQTEIKNMHEMEVEHLMPRDAYKGTKENQDPSFLPLSHPDLQQPLHCIDTGNLRQTSASDNDSLGGIHLGLEEKGTLDSLKVSTIDFPDITTLVADIHLPQLFKFLTGLDQYQDSTVTESKDSTVVWRDQAQENSRVISGSSDQVKKKDHDTSELIDGAPHAKIPNWDLVVGEGSMASVGVSGRAIDNMAKDLEGKAPKVSPIMPSRARGQGQDKTKWTTENNSKKIEELKKSRNRAKAEKKPTIPKTKIKRDLPELSHSSFKKPRTHLGMHMLESVQVFHPLGKKSEKKPATTSSQHLGTSSSNKYPGPGPATTVLQDMAHECQGPDETPGKVQRAESSALKECPSQSQYEVPPAGKVRLVPLPFPTQDQPQTRPVSRKPLNLASHRPTTAYSERCHFHSAQLTTLKPSQPPSISKSLMASAKPALPISSSAMRSNVTNIIHISTVPQSGTLRPTSYREPSQTSLQRELLSAAKNNVPAPLEPQTQYLLQDFSRQPIPWRKVDILGPVVSQPITKEQRPEREAMKRRAQQERENAAKYTSPGKLQLFLQREKDMEISRYYGYAM